The genomic stretch CACGCAGCCTCTCAGGATCCCCACGCAAATGGCGCTCATGCCGGCGCGTCCAACCTCTCCGATGCCCTCCATGCCGATCTTCGCGCCGCCGCCTTCCTTGCCCAGAAGGGCGGTCTCCGGCACTTTGACGTCCGTCAGGACGACGTCGCCGGTCACGGACCCGCGAAGTCCGAGTTTGTGCTCCTTGCGTCCCGGCTCGAAGCCTTTCGTGCCTTTTTCCACGATAAAGGCGCTGAGTTTGGAACGGCCCTTTTCATCCTCGCCGGTTTTGACTGTGACGACGCTGACGTCGGCGATGTGGGAGTTGGTGATGAAACACTTGCGGCCATTGAGGACCCAGCCGTCGTCTTTCTTCTCGCCCAGAGCTTTCTGTCCCATGAAGTCAGACCCGCCGCCCGGCTCGGTGACGGCGAGACCGCCGATTGTGGCGCCGGAGCAGAGGTCGGGAAGGTACTTTTTCTTCTGGTCTTCGTTCCCAAACTGAAGAATGGGATATACGCCCAGATGGTGGGTCATCATGGCGATTCCTAACCCGCCGGAGTACCGCGAGATTTCTTCGAGGCAAATGGTGCGCGCCGTGAACCCCATGCCCGCTCCGCCGTACTGTTCCGGAACGAAAATACCGTTGATGCCGAGTTCTCCCATTTTTTTGAAGAGTTCCACAGGGCAGGAGTCTTTTTCGTCCCACTCCGCC from Synergistaceae bacterium encodes the following:
- a CDS encoding acyl-CoA dehydrogenase family protein; amino-acid sequence: MLRKAIREFVEAEIAPHAAEWDEKDSCPVELFKKMGELGINGIFVPEQYGGAGMGFTARTICLEEISRYSGGLGIAMMTHHLGVYPILQFGNEDQKKKYLPDLCSGATIGGLAVTEPGGGSDFMGQKALGEKKDDGWVLNGRKCFITNSHIADVSVVTVKTGEDEKGRSKLSAFIVEKGTKGFEPGRKEHKLGLRGSVTGDVVLTDVKVPETALLGKEGGGAKIGMEGIGEVGRAGMSAICVGILRGCVEEAVKFANERIVGGKPISKLQAIQFEVAKIRTAYEAARLLTYNAAGLKDAGQPCGNEFAMAKYYATEAAAEASKRLIDLMGGYGVINEYPAGRFLRDALASIPSGGTSHIMQVIVAANTFSGFQA